A part of Candidatus Moraniibacteriota bacterium genomic DNA contains:
- the pilM gene encoding pilus assembly protein PilM encodes MGFFSKVLGQGSGEHFLALDIGTEIVKALVFRIEGGLGIVKGVGWVRQKSGNMQSGAVSDIAGVIDSCRESILLAEEQAKAKNVRKSIVGIAGELVKGTTTTVHYERVNPEVKIGLSELRMIVEKVQEKAYERIHKQLAWETNQSEIDVKLINAAVVDVRIDGYRVTNPLNFQGRDVSMSIFNAYAPMIHLGAIESIASELHLDLINIAAEPYAVARSVEVEDMLDFSAIFIDIGGGTTDIAVVRNGGLEGTKMFALGGRAFTKRLAQESGMSFEEAEKLKINYSLGKLDKEATEALHEFFHEDCRVWQGGIELSLAEFSDTDLLPTKIFLCGGGSGLPGIREALLSEEWSGNLPFSKSPQVSFLQPHDIVRMSDSTGVLSNPQDITPMGLANLALHLADEEKSLAGMLRRAMDTVQK; translated from the coding sequence ATGGGTTTTTTCTCAAAAGTTTTGGGACAGGGGTCGGGCGAACATTTTCTTGCGCTCGATATTGGGACGGAAATCGTAAAAGCCTTAGTGTTTCGCATCGAGGGCGGTTTGGGTATTGTCAAGGGCGTTGGATGGGTTCGTCAGAAGTCGGGCAATATGCAAAGTGGCGCCGTTTCGGATATCGCGGGCGTCATTGATTCGTGTCGTGAATCAATACTCCTTGCAGAAGAACAAGCAAAGGCAAAAAATGTTCGGAAAAGTATCGTGGGAATTGCTGGGGAACTTGTAAAAGGGACAACAACGACGGTGCACTATGAACGAGTGAATCCGGAGGTAAAAATCGGCCTCTCAGAACTCCGTATGATTGTCGAGAAGGTTCAAGAGAAGGCCTATGAGCGTATTCATAAACAACTCGCGTGGGAAACAAATCAATCCGAAATTGATGTGAAACTGATTAATGCTGCCGTGGTGGATGTGCGGATCGATGGGTATCGCGTCACCAACCCGCTCAATTTTCAGGGGCGTGATGTTTCGATGAGTATCTTCAATGCGTATGCGCCGATGATTCACTTGGGCGCGATTGAGAGTATCGCGTCTGAGCTTCATCTCGACCTCATCAATATTGCTGCGGAGCCCTATGCTGTTGCTCGTTCGGTCGAAGTGGAAGATATGCTTGACTTCAGCGCTATCTTCATTGATATAGGTGGTGGAACGACGGATATCGCGGTTGTGCGAAATGGTGGACTCGAGGGAACGAAAATGTTTGCTTTGGGTGGACGCGCCTTTACAAAGCGCCTTGCACAGGAGTCGGGTATGAGCTTCGAAGAAGCAGAAAAACTCAAGATTAACTATTCTCTTGGCAAGCTCGACAAAGAGGCGACCGAGGCGCTTCATGAATTTTTTCACGAAGACTGTCGCGTGTGGCAGGGTGGTATCGAGCTTTCGCTTGCCGAGTTTTCCGATACTGATTTGCTTCCGACTAAGATATTCCTCTGTGGCGGTGGGTCTGGACTTCCGGGTATTCGGGAGGCACTTCTTTCGGAAGAATGGAGTGGTAATTTGCCGTTCTCGAAATCGCCCCAAGTGAGCTTTCTTCAGCCGCACGACATTGTTCGTATGAGCGATTCGACGGGAGTTCTTTCAAATCCTCAGGATATTACGCCGATGGGTCTTGCAAATCTTGCTTTGCACTTGGCTGATGAAGAGAAATCTCTTGCAGGAATGTTGCGTCGAGCGATGGATACGGTTCAGAAATAA
- a CDS encoding carbohydrate kinase family protein, whose protein sequence is MPHIICVGSVAKDIFFPTEEGMFLDTPEDLAAQKKVAFEVGAKYQIEDRFESLGGVAANTSVGLARLGLPVSCYGAMGADDIGAWIRREFEREGVDVNLLEEYEKVKSDLSAILVFTKDGERTIFYNRDSAERLHVDVSKFEGASWVMMSALNGAWEENMRQTIAGAKNVGAKLAVNPGQKNMKDNPLGVLEAVGQADILLLNKDEAIELVSHLLHDASLLNNEDFLVRTLFAHGAKKIAMTDGVRGAWGYDGTEFFRAVSKQTERGIDTTGAGDAFGSAFLAAEISGKSLAEALQWGMVNGAHVVQHYGAIEGLLRREDIEERISDIAVSLVKEPGALVV, encoded by the coding sequence ATGCCTCATATTATCTGTGTTGGGTCGGTAGCAAAAGATATTTTTTTTCCGACGGAGGAAGGAATGTTTTTGGATACGCCGGAGGATCTTGCAGCGCAGAAGAAGGTGGCGTTTGAGGTAGGCGCGAAGTATCAGATTGAGGATCGATTTGAATCTCTCGGTGGCGTGGCGGCGAATACGTCGGTGGGACTTGCACGGCTCGGTCTTCCGGTGTCGTGCTACGGCGCTATGGGTGCCGATGATATCGGCGCCTGGATTCGGCGTGAGTTTGAACGAGAGGGTGTTGATGTGAATCTGCTTGAAGAATACGAGAAAGTGAAGAGTGATCTTTCGGCGATTCTTGTCTTTACCAAAGATGGCGAACGGACTATTTTTTATAATCGCGACTCTGCTGAGCGACTTCATGTTGATGTATCAAAATTTGAGGGCGCGTCGTGGGTGATGATGAGTGCCTTAAATGGCGCGTGGGAAGAGAATATGCGGCAGACGATAGCAGGTGCCAAGAATGTGGGCGCGAAGCTCGCCGTTAATCCCGGACAAAAGAACATGAAAGATAATCCTCTCGGTGTGCTTGAAGCTGTTGGACAAGCGGATATTCTTCTTTTGAACAAAGATGAGGCGATTGAACTGGTGTCGCATCTTCTACATGATGCCTCGCTTCTCAATAATGAGGACTTCCTTGTTCGTACGCTCTTCGCGCATGGCGCGAAAAAAATTGCGATGACGGATGGCGTGCGGGGCGCGTGGGGGTACGACGGGACGGAATTTTTTCGCGCGGTTTCGAAACAGACAGAACGAGGCATTGATACGACCGGTGCGGGCGATGCATTTGGAAGTGCTTTCTTAGCGGCGGAAATTTCTGGGAAATCTCTTGCGGAAGCACTACAGTGGGGTATGGTGAATGGTGCGCATGTTGTGCAACACTACGGTGCCATTGAAGGGTTGCTTCGACGAGAGGATATTGAAGAACGAATCTCTGATATTGCAGTGAGTCTTGTGAAGGAACCTGGCGCTCTTGTGGTATAA
- the eno gene encoding phosphopyruvate hydratase, translating to MTKITDIHGREILDSRGNPTVEVKVTLENGMSAIAGVPSGASTGSLEAIELRDNDAKRYGGKGVLNAVANVNGELREKVVGMDVLNQTGIDSAICALDGTENKARLGANALLGISLAVARAASMSEGVSLHRYIRTLFVKGRGDILVPDDAFPIPMFNVLNGGDHSDSGLSVQEFKLFPKGIEGYAERLRAGSEIFHSLKGILSKAGYSTSVGDEGGFAPRLESHAQAFEMLIQAIEKAGYTPGKDVFFGIDAAANSFYVPSENVYALEPEHARLTRDQLLNVYMEWVEKYFLVSIEDALHEGDWEGWTIHEERFGKGKSIMTIGDDLLVTNPKRVEIAIEKKACNAVLIKPNQIGTLSETLDTMHLAKKNNLKTVVSHRSGETTDDFIADLAVGAGADCIKTGSLSRGERLVKYNRLLAIAEELGK from the coding sequence ATGACGAAAATTACTGATATTCATGGGCGAGAGATTCTGGATTCGCGAGGAAATCCGACGGTTGAGGTGAAAGTGACGCTTGAAAATGGTATGTCAGCAATTGCCGGTGTGCCGAGTGGAGCGTCGACTGGGTCACTCGAGGCGATTGAGTTGCGAGATAATGATGCCAAGCGCTATGGTGGGAAGGGTGTGCTCAATGCCGTTGCGAATGTAAATGGTGAACTTCGAGAGAAAGTGGTCGGTATGGATGTGCTTAATCAGACAGGTATCGACTCTGCGATATGTGCACTTGATGGAACGGAGAATAAAGCGCGGTTGGGTGCGAATGCTCTCCTCGGCATTTCGCTTGCAGTGGCGCGCGCGGCGTCGATGAGCGAGGGCGTTTCACTTCATCGGTATATTCGCACGCTTTTCGTGAAAGGTAGAGGTGATATATTGGTACCTGACGATGCTTTTCCTATTCCGATGTTCAATGTTTTGAATGGTGGGGATCATAGCGATTCTGGCTTGTCAGTGCAGGAGTTTAAACTTTTTCCAAAAGGAATCGAAGGCTATGCTGAGCGGCTTCGAGCGGGGAGTGAGATTTTTCACTCACTGAAGGGTATTCTTTCGAAGGCAGGATATTCGACAAGTGTCGGGGATGAAGGCGGATTTGCGCCGCGTCTCGAAAGTCATGCTCAGGCATTTGAGATGTTGATTCAGGCAATCGAAAAAGCGGGCTATACACCAGGGAAAGATGTTTTCTTTGGCATCGATGCGGCGGCGAATTCTTTTTATGTTCCATCGGAAAATGTGTATGCGCTCGAGCCCGAACATGCTCGCTTGACACGTGACCAATTGCTCAATGTCTATATGGAGTGGGTTGAGAAATACTTTCTTGTTTCAATTGAAGATGCACTTCATGAGGGAGATTGGGAGGGGTGGACAATTCATGAAGAACGATTTGGAAAAGGGAAGAGTATTATGACAATCGGCGATGATTTACTCGTGACCAATCCGAAGCGTGTCGAGATTGCTATCGAGAAGAAGGCGTGCAATGCCGTTCTCATTAAGCCGAACCAAATTGGCACGCTCTCGGAGACGCTCGATACGATGCATCTTGCCAAGAAAAACAACTTGAAGACGGTGGTATCGCACCGCTCTGGTGAAACAACAGACGACTTCATCGCCGACCTCGCAGTAGGCGCTGGCGCCGATTGTATCAAGACGGGGTCACTTTCCCGTGGCGAACGCTTGGTGAAATACAATCGTTTGCTCGCCATTGCGGAAGAATTAGGGAAATAA
- a CDS encoding KH domain-containing protein, whose protein sequence is MTENAKDREFVEYVVKMLVDHPDDVKVERKIDEMGVLITLDVNPEDMGMVIGREGVTAKALRTLLRVIGARNNARVNLKINEPVGSTRGNRESIPSSRNSHEERHEEVAEQSEKRSLDDVMNDIRI, encoded by the coding sequence ATGACTGAGAATGCAAAAGATCGGGAGTTTGTTGAATATGTCGTAAAGATGTTGGTGGATCATCCGGATGATGTGAAAGTAGAGCGGAAGATTGATGAGATGGGCGTGCTCATTACGCTTGATGTGAATCCGGAAGATATGGGTATGGTTATCGGTCGGGAAGGTGTAACAGCGAAAGCCCTTCGAACGCTCCTGCGCGTTATCGGTGCGCGAAACAATGCTCGTGTGAATCTCAAAATTAATGAGCCGGTCGGTTCAACCCGTGGCAATCGCGAAAGTATACCCTCTTCTCGTAATTCCCACGAAGAACGGCATGAAGAAGTTGCTGAACAATCCGAGAAGCGGAGTCTCGATGACGTTATGAATGATATCCGGATATAG
- a CDS encoding UDP-N-acetylmuramoyl-tripeptide--D-alanyl-D-alanine ligase, with product MKSFLLRCVESMLRIMAIVVLKRHRPIVLGITGSVGKSSTKEAIATVLSARFRVRQSPGNFNNEIGIPLTIIGSLDTKRSRFRLVVAPFRFFLTLCLPHSRYPEILILELGIDRIGDMEYLLEFLSPVVGVLTTISTSHLEFFKSLSVVSREKGKLILSLPKNGLAVLNADEPCVMKFRDKTKAAVLSYGFDEAADVRGTHVAFFRDTAALPIGSSFKLEYDGKSIPVRLPNIIAEHHISAALAAAAVGIFFKMNPLEVAETLRKFQSLPGRMRLFEGVHRTLLIDDTYNSSPKSLLAALKTIETLECSRRVVVLGDMLELGADSDRAHRGVAEWICKHGIHEVFLLGTGMLLAKEELERMEFPSNHLHWFSDPESLGDQLVASLREGDVVLLKGSQGMRLEKTVEMVLLEPSSARTLLCRQSNEWRNTPFLPPSSSLLA from the coding sequence ATGAAATCATTTCTTCTTCGTTGTGTGGAATCAATGCTGCGTATCATGGCGATTGTCGTCTTGAAACGACATCGACCGATTGTTCTTGGCATTACTGGATCGGTTGGGAAGAGTTCGACAAAGGAAGCAATTGCGACGGTGCTCTCTGCGCGTTTTCGTGTGCGGCAGAGTCCGGGGAATTTCAACAATGAAATTGGTATTCCGCTTACTATTATCGGGTCTCTTGATACGAAACGGTCACGATTCCGTCTTGTTGTTGCGCCATTTCGATTTTTTTTGACACTCTGTCTTCCTCATAGTCGATATCCTGAGATATTGATTCTTGAGCTTGGCATTGATCGCATCGGAGATATGGAATATCTCTTGGAATTTCTGTCGCCTGTTGTCGGTGTACTCACAACTATTTCGACGAGTCATCTCGAATTTTTCAAATCGCTCTCAGTTGTATCTCGAGAAAAGGGGAAATTAATCCTCTCTCTTCCGAAGAATGGTCTCGCTGTTTTAAATGCTGATGAGCCATGCGTGATGAAATTTCGAGACAAGACAAAGGCGGCAGTACTCTCTTATGGATTTGACGAGGCAGCTGATGTTCGCGGAACGCACGTCGCGTTCTTTCGGGATACCGCAGCGCTTCCGATTGGGTCGAGTTTTAAGTTGGAATATGATGGGAAGAGTATACCGGTCCGTCTCCCGAACATTATTGCAGAGCATCATATTTCGGCAGCGCTTGCGGCAGCGGCAGTTGGGATATTTTTCAAGATGAATCCGCTTGAAGTGGCGGAAACGCTTCGGAAATTCCAGTCACTTCCGGGGAGGATGAGATTGTTTGAAGGTGTGCATCGCACACTGCTTATAGACGATACCTACAATTCGTCACCCAAGTCGCTCTTGGCAGCACTGAAAACGATTGAGACATTAGAATGTTCTCGGCGAGTTGTTGTGCTTGGCGATATGCTTGAACTTGGCGCCGATTCTGATCGAGCACATCGGGGTGTCGCAGAGTGGATTTGCAAACACGGTATTCACGAGGTATTTCTCCTTGGCACCGGTATGCTTCTTGCAAAGGAAGAGCTCGAGCGTATGGAGTTTCCTTCGAATCATCTCCATTGGTTTTCTGATCCTGAGTCACTTGGAGATCAACTCGTCGCATCTCTTCGAGAAGGAGATGTAGTGCTTCTCAAAGGCTCGCAAGGTATGCGGCTTGAGAAGACGGTTGAGATGGTATTGCTTGAACCTTCTTCTGCGCGTACGCTTTTGTGTCGTCAGTCAAATGAATGGAGAAATACACCTTTTCTTCCCCCATCATCATCTTTGCTTGCTTGA